One segment of Triticum aestivum cultivar Chinese Spring chromosome 2A, IWGSC CS RefSeq v2.1, whole genome shotgun sequence DNA contains the following:
- the LOC123184923 gene encoding dirigent protein 5-like produces the protein MQGLAPSSKLSLTVVVVVLLLGMAGAAHGLTRVVSSSPDEPCMNMTLYYHDILYNGNNTANATTAAATKPTALATTYWKNSTYFGALMVFNDPMTVGKALPLAGEEPAARAQGFYFYDKQTRDFSVVGGTGDFFMARGVTTIRTDAIEGLYYFRLQMDIKLYECYL, from the exons ATGCAAGGCCTCGCGCCATCTTCCAAGCTGTCTCTGACCGTCGTGGTCGTGGTGCTTCTCCTCGGCATGGCGGGCGCCGCCCACGGCCTGACGAGGGTCGTCTCCAGCAGCCCCGACGAGCCGTGCATGAACATGACGCTCTACTACCACGACATCCTCTACAACGGCAACAACACGGCCaacgcgacgacggcggcggccaccAAGCCGACGGCGCTGGCCACGACCTACTGGAAGAACAGCACCTACTTCGGCGCGCTGATGGTGTTCAACGACCCCATGACGGTGGGGAAGGCGCTGCCCCTGGCCGGGGAGGAGCCGGCGGCGCGTGCGCAGGGGTTCTACTTCTACGACAAGCAG ACGCGGGACTTCTCCGTCGTGGGCGGCACCGGCGACTTCTTCATGGCGCGCGGCGTCACAACCATCCGCACTGACGCCATCGAGGGCCTCTACTACTTCCGCCTGCAGATGGACATCAAGCTCTACGAGTGCTACCTCTGA